A window of Cellulomonas wangleii genomic DNA:
GGTCGGCGTGCGGCTCGGCGGCTCGATGCTCGACCGACGGGGGCCGGACCTGCTGCAGCGCATGCGGGCGTTCGCCTGACGCACGCGGCGCCGGGGCAGCCCGGCGCCGCGGCGGCGACCCCGGCGGCAGGAGGACCCTCCGACGCTGCGTAGACTCGACGCCCGTGGCTCTCACGATCGGCATCGTCGGCCTGCCCAACGTCGGCAAGTCCACCCTCTTCAACGCGCTCACCCGCGCGCAGGTCCTCGCGGCGAACTACCCGTTCGCGACGATCGAGCCGAACGTGGGCGTCGTCCCGCTGCCGGACCCGCGCCTGGAGACGCTCGCCAAGATCTTCGGCTCCGAGCGGATCCTGCCGGCGACGGTGTCGTTCGTCGACATCGCCGGCATCGTCAAGGGTGCGAGCGAGGGCGAGGGCCTGGGCAACAAGTTCCTGGCCAACATCCGGGAGGCCGACGCGATCTGCCAGGTGACGCGCGCGTTCGCCGACCCGGACGTCGTGCACGTCAGCGGCAGGGTGGACCCCGAGGGCGACATCGAGATCATCGCGACCGAGCTGGTCCTGGCCGACCTGCAGACCCTCGAGAACGCGATCCCGCGCCTCGAGAAGGAGGTCCGCGGCAAGAAGACGGCCCCCGAGGTGCTCGACGCGGCGAAGCGCGCGTACGCGGTGCTGGAGACCGGGCAGACCCTGTTCGCCGCCGGTCTGGCAGACGACGAGCACGTGCGCGCGCTGCAGCTCATGACGGCCAAGCCGTTCATCTACGTCTTCAACACCGACGACGCCGGCCTGGCCGACACCGCGATGCAGGAGCGGCTGCGCGCCCTTGTCGCGCCCGCCGACGCGATCTTCCTCGACGCGAAGTTCGAGTCGGAGCTGGTGGAGCTCGACGAGGACGAGGCGCGCGAGATGCTCGAGGCCAACGGCCAGGAGGAGTCCGGTCTGGACCAGCTCGCCCGCGTCGGCTTCCACACCCTCGGCCTGCAGACGTACCTCACGGCCGGTCCCAAGGAGTCGCGCGCCTGGACGATCCGCCAGGGCTGGACCGCCCCGCAGGCGGCCGGTGTGATCCACACGGACTTCCAGAAGGGCTTCATCAAGGCCGAGGTCATCTCGTTCGACGACCTCGTCGAGGCCGGTTCGGTCGCCGCCGCGCGCGCCGCCGGCAAGGCCCGCATCGAGGGCAAGGACTACGTCATGCACGACGGCGACGTCGTGGAGTTCCGCTTCAACGTCTGAGGCAGGACCGGGACCGCCCGGGGGTTCGGCAGGCTCCGGCGCAGCGATCGGCGAGGGACCACGGCGGGTCGCCGGCCCTGATCACCGGGTCCGGCCCGTCCGTCGGCTCCGCCGCTAGCGTGTATCTCGACATCGAGATATTTCGGAGGTGCGGTATGAGGCTCCACCACGTCCAGGTCGCCATGCCTCGCGGCGAGGAGGCCGAGGCGCGTCGCTTCTACGGTGAGGCTCTGGGGCTGGAGGAGGTCCAGAAACCGCCGTCCCTGGCCGGACGCGGCGGGTGCTGGTTCCGTGCGCACGACGGCGAGGTCGTCGTCGCCGAGGTCCACCTCGGGGTCGAGGACCCGTTCGTCCCTGCCGCGAAGGCCCACCCCGGTCTCGTCTGCGCCTCGCCGGCCGAGCTGGACGCCACGGCCGATCGCATCCGTCGCGGAGGCTACGAGCTCTCGTGGGCGGAGCGGGACACGTTCGAGGGGTACATCCGCTTCCATGCCCGCGACGGTTTCGGGAACCGTGTCGAGGTGATGACCCCGACGTCGTGAAGCGGGCGGTGCCCAGCGGACCGTCGGGCGTGCGAGCCGGGCTGCGGGATCGTCAGTCCGCGCGCGGCGGGCGGCGGACCTGCTTGAGCTCCGAGCGTTCCCGCTCGTCCTGCAGCCGTCGTCGCCTGGGCCCGGGGTGACGTGCCGGTCGTGCACCCCGACATCCTGGTGCCGCGAGCCCGCGATCGCGGGCGTGGGCGGCCGCGCGCGCCGACGACCTGCAGTGACACCGCGTGAGCCGTCGTGGGGCGCTGACCGCACCGCCCGACCGGGAGCCGAGGGTCCTGGTTACCGAGGTGTTGCGTCTCAGTTTCTGAGACGTACTGCCCAGTATCGAATCCGTAACGATCGATTCCAGCCCCGGGCTGCGTCCCAGATGCCGGGATTTCGCGTTGTACTGTCGCTCGCATCCACCGTGGATGTCCGGTCAGGTGTGCCTCGATGGCAGCGCCGGATGCCATGCCTTTCAGGAGGAACATTGAGGACGACACGCAGGTCAACGGCGGTCGTGGCGCTCGCCACGACGGCACTCGTGCTCGCGGCGTGCACGAGCCCCGAGGCGAGCGAGCCGGCCGCCAGCCCGTCGGCTGACGCGACCGAGGAGGCGAGCACCACCGCCAAGGAGGACCTCGGGATCACCGAGACCGCCGACGGTGAGATCTTCTACTCGGTCGGCCAGGACGAGTGGACCGGGTACAACGCGTTCACCGCGGACACCTACTCCACGTACAACTCGGCCGTGAGCGACCGCATCAACCCCGGTGGCTTCTTCTACTTCGGCACCGACGGCACCATCTACCCGAACGAGGAGTTCGGCTCCGCCGAGGTCGTCTCCGGCCTCGAGGGCGACGAGCCGCTCGTCATCGAGTACACGGTGAACGACGACGTCAAGTGGTCGGACGGCAACGCGATCGACTACGCCGACTTCCTCTTCGAGTGGGTGGCGCAGAACCCGGCGTGGCTGTCCCCGGACCCGAAGGCCCCGGTCTTCAACCACGTCTCGGGCACGGACTACACGCAGACCAACGTCCCGACCGGCCCGCAGGGTGAGGCCGGCGACATGACCTTCACGGTCGAGTACGCCGAGAAGTACCCGGACTGGAAGCTCGTCACGGGCGCCTACCTGCTCCCCGCGCACGTCGTCGCGGAGCAGATCGGCATCACCGAGGACGACCTCGTCGCCGCGATCAAGAACGAGGACGTCGAGACCGTCACCAAGGCGGCCGAGTTCTGGAACAACTGGCTCTCGCCGACGCCGGGTCAGCTCCCCGACCCCGCCATCGCGCCCTCGGGCGGCCCCTACCAGCTCATGGAGGGTGGCTGGACGGCCGGCCAGTCGATCACGCTCGAGGCGAACCCGAACTACTGGGGCACGCCCGCGGCGACCGACCGCCTCACGATCCGCTTCCTCGCGGCCGACGCGCACCTGCAGGCGCTCGCCAACGGTGACCTCAACGTCATCGAGCCGCAGGCGACGGTCGACACCGTCAGCCAGCTCGAGGGCCTCGGCGACCAGGTCAAGGTCCAGACGGGCCAGAACCTGACGTGGGAGCACCTCGACTACAACTTCAACAACGGCGTGTTCTCCGACGCCGAGGGCGGCCTGGCCGCTCGCGAGGCATTCGCCTACTGCGTCCCGCGGCAGCAGATCGTCGACACGCTGATCAAGCCCGTCGACGAGGGCGCGGTCGTCATGAACACGCGTGAGGTCTTCCCGTTCCAGGACGACTACGACGAGGTCGTCGAGGCGTCCTACGACGGCCGTTACGACGACGTCGACCTCGACGCCGCCAAGAAGAAGCTCGCCGAGGCCGGCGTGACGGAGCCCGTCACGGTCCGCATCGGCTACTCGGCGCCCAACCCGCGTCGTACCGAAGAGGTCGCCCTGATCAAGGCCAGCTGCGACCAGGCCGGCTTCGACGTCCAGGACGTCGGCTCGTCCGACTTCTTCTCCAACGCTCTGGTGAACGGTGACTACGAGGTCGCGCTCTTCGCGTGGGCCGGGTCGGGCCAGATCGCCTCGGGTCAGAACATCTACTCGACGGACTACCCGCAGAACTACGGCGGCTACTCCAACACGAAGGTCGACGAGGCGTGGTCCGCGCTGGCCGCCTCGCTGGACCCGGAGGTCCACCTCGAGCAGACGAAGGTGATCGAGAAGGAGCTGTGGGACACGCTCTACGGCATCCCGGTCTTCGCTCACCCGGGTGTGATTGCTCACACGTCGGACATCGACAACGTCCGGTTCACCGCGACCCAGAACGGCGCTCTGTGGAACGCCGACCAGTGGCAGCGGGCCAAGTGAGCCTGAACGGCCGCTGACGACGCCGCCGGCCCCGGCCGGCGCACGCAGCACGCACGGTGGGGCAGGGGTTACCCCCTGTCCCACCGTGCGCGCGTGAGCGCGTACGATTCGGCACCGTGATCCGTGGGCCCGGGTCCGCCGGACGCCATCAGGCGTCGGCCGGACGACCCCCCGAACCGGGCGATAGAAGGGTTCGAAGCGTTGACCAGATTCATACTGCGCCGCCTGGGTATCTCCGCCCTGGTGCTGCTCGGCGGCTCGGTGCTCATGTTCGTCCTCACGATCAACTCGGGCGACCCCCTGCAGGACCTGCGTGAGTCGAACGATCCCAACCGCGACAACCTCATCGCCCAGCGGATCACGACCATGGGCCTCGACCTCCCGTGGTACCAGCGGTACTGGCAGTGGCTGACCGGAGCCGCGGGATGCCTCGTCGGTCGTTGCGACCTCGGCACCAACCGCGCCGGCGTCGAGGTCAGCAGCATGCTCGAGAACGCCGCCAGCTCGACGCTGCGCCTGGTGGTGGGGGCGACGCTGCTCGCCATCGTCGCCGGTGTCTTCTTCGGCATCCTGACGGCGATCCGGCAGTACTCCGGCTTCGACTACGTCGTCACCTTCTTCGCCTTCCTCTTCTTCTCGCTCCCCGTCTTCTGGGCCGCCGTGCTGCTCAAGGAGTACGGCGCCATCCGGTTCAACGACTGGATCGCGGACCCCTCGGTGAGCACGTTGACCACCATCCTCATCGGGTTGGTCCTGGGCTTCGTCGTCCAGGCCGCGCTCGGCGGGGACCTGCGGCGTCGGCTCATGACGGGCGGCGGGACCGCCCTCTTCGTCGTCGTCGCCATCACCTACTTCGACGCCGTCGACTGGTGGCGACGACCCGCCCTCGGCCTGCCGGTCGTCGCGCTCGTCAGCATCGGCGCCGGCGCGCTCATGGTGGCCCTGACGAGCGGGTTCGGTAACCGCCGCGTCGTGCGGGCCGTGGGCGCGACCGTCGGGCTCGGGCTCGTGTCCTACCTCGCGTTCGGCGGCGTCCTCGCGGACCCGACCTGGCCCATCCTCTTCGGCCTGTACGCAGTCGCGGTCGTGATCGCCCTCGCGTGCGGCTGGTTCCTCGGGGGCTTCTCGCGGCGCACGGCGATGTGGGCCTCGTTCGTCACCGCCAGCGTCATGGCGGGCACGGTCGTCATGGACAAGGCGCTCGGCGCCTGGGCCGGCTACCTGCAGCTGCAGCCGCGGCCCATCTCCACGATCGGCTCGCAGACGCCGAACTTCGACGGCACGTTCTGGCAGGACTTCCTCGACAAGGGGACGCAGCTCATCCTGCCGACGGTCGTCCTCACGCTGATCTCCCTCGCGTCGTACACGCGGTACACCCGCGCGTCGATGCTCGAGGTGCTGGAGCAGGACTACGTGCGCACCGCGCGGGCCAAGGGCCTGAGCGAGCGTGAGGTCATCAGCCGTCACGCGTTCCGCAACGCGCTGATCCCGCTCACCACGATCGTCGCGTTCGACTTCGCCGGCCTGATCGGCGGCGCGGTCATCACCGAGGCCGTCTTCGGCTGGAAGGGCATGGGCGAGCTCTTCCGGACCGGCCTCACGCAGGTGGACCCCGGTCCCGTGATGGCGTTCTTCCTCGTCACAGGCGTCGCTGCCGTGGTCATGAACATGCTGGCCGACATCAGCTACGCCTTCCTCGACCCGCGGATCCGGCGGTGAGCCCCGTGAGCAGCGCGGCCCACCCCGTCCCCACCGCGACCGGAGCGCACCATGACTGACCCGAACTCGCACGAGGCCCACGAGGCCATCGTCCCCATGCCGGGCGGCCAGGGGGCCGACCCCGGCAGCCTGCAGCCCGTGACCCGGGTCGAGGACGACCTCGAGGGCGCCACGACCGACCGGTCCTACTCGCAGGGGCAGCTCGTGCTGCGCCGGTTCCTGCGGCACCGCGCGGCGATGATCTCCCTCGCGGTCCTCGTGTTCGTCACGGTGCTCGCGTTCACGTCCATCGGCGTGGGCCCGATCCCGGGGTGGTGGAAGTACAACTACCTGCAGCCGGTCGAGGTGATCAACGGCGGTCGCCCCACGCTCTCGCTGTGGCCCTTCCGGATCGGGGAGCACCCCTTCGGCCAGGACACGATCGGGCGCGACTGGTTCGCCATGGTCATGCGCGGCACGCAGCGCTCGCTCATCATCGCGTTCGTGGTCGGCATCGTCTCGACGCTCGTCGGTACGGCCGTCGGCGCACTCGCGGGCTACTACCGCGGGTGGGTCGAGGCCCTGCTCATGCGCATGACGGACCTGCTCATCGTGATCCCGCTGCTCGCGCTGGCCGCGGCGCTCGGCCAGATCTCGGGCGGCCGCAACATCTTCGTCCTGGCGATGGTGCTCGGGCTCGTGACCTGGACCGGTCTGGCGCGCCTCGTGCGCGGCGAGATCCTGTCGCTGCGCGAGCGCGAGTTCGTCTCGGCGGCCCGCGCGGTCGGCACGTCGCCGGCGCGCATCATCGTCAAGCACATCCTGCCGAACACGCTGGGCACGATCATCGTGGCGGCGACGCTGTCGATCGCGTCGGCGATCCTGCTGGAGACTTCGCTGTCCTACCTGGGCTTCGGCGTCAAGCCGCCGGACACCTCGCTGGGTCTCCTGATCTCCGACTACCAGAACGCGTTCACGTCGCGTCCGTGGCTGTTCTGGTGGCCCGGCATCTTC
This region includes:
- a CDS encoding ABC transporter permease, yielding MTRFILRRLGISALVLLGGSVLMFVLTINSGDPLQDLRESNDPNRDNLIAQRITTMGLDLPWYQRYWQWLTGAAGCLVGRCDLGTNRAGVEVSSMLENAASSTLRLVVGATLLAIVAGVFFGILTAIRQYSGFDYVVTFFAFLFFSLPVFWAAVLLKEYGAIRFNDWIADPSVSTLTTILIGLVLGFVVQAALGGDLRRRLMTGGGTALFVVVAITYFDAVDWWRRPALGLPVVALVSIGAGALMVALTSGFGNRRVVRAVGATVGLGLVSYLAFGGVLADPTWPILFGLYAVAVVIALACGWFLGGFSRRTAMWASFVTASVMAGTVVMDKALGAWAGYLQLQPRPISTIGSQTPNFDGTFWQDFLDKGTQLILPTVVLTLISLASYTRYTRASMLEVLEQDYVRTARAKGLSEREVISRHAFRNALIPLTTIVAFDFAGLIGGAVITEAVFGWKGMGELFRTGLTQVDPGPVMAFFLVTGVAAVVMNMLADISYAFLDPRIRR
- a CDS encoding ABC transporter family substrate-binding protein, yielding MALATTALVLAACTSPEASEPAASPSADATEEASTTAKEDLGITETADGEIFYSVGQDEWTGYNAFTADTYSTYNSAVSDRINPGGFFYFGTDGTIYPNEEFGSAEVVSGLEGDEPLVIEYTVNDDVKWSDGNAIDYADFLFEWVAQNPAWLSPDPKAPVFNHVSGTDYTQTNVPTGPQGEAGDMTFTVEYAEKYPDWKLVTGAYLLPAHVVAEQIGITEDDLVAAIKNEDVETVTKAAEFWNNWLSPTPGQLPDPAIAPSGGPYQLMEGGWTAGQSITLEANPNYWGTPAATDRLTIRFLAADAHLQALANGDLNVIEPQATVDTVSQLEGLGDQVKVQTGQNLTWEHLDYNFNNGVFSDAEGGLAAREAFAYCVPRQQIVDTLIKPVDEGAVVMNTREVFPFQDDYDEVVEASYDGRYDDVDLDAAKKKLAEAGVTEPVTVRIGYSAPNPRRTEEVALIKASCDQAGFDVQDVGSSDFFSNALVNGDYEVALFAWAGSGQIASGQNIYSTDYPQNYGGYSNTKVDEAWSALAASLDPEVHLEQTKVIEKELWDTLYGIPVFAHPGVIAHTSDIDNVRFTATQNGALWNADQWQRAK
- a CDS encoding ABC transporter permease, with product MTDPNSHEAHEAIVPMPGGQGADPGSLQPVTRVEDDLEGATTDRSYSQGQLVLRRFLRHRAAMISLAVLVFVTVLAFTSIGVGPIPGWWKYNYLQPVEVINGGRPTLSLWPFRIGEHPFGQDTIGRDWFAMVMRGTQRSLIIAFVVGIVSTLVGTAVGALAGYYRGWVEALLMRMTDLLIVIPLLALAAALGQISGGRNIFVLAMVLGLVTWTGLARLVRGEILSLREREFVSAARAVGTSPARIIVKHILPNTLGTIIVAATLSIASAILLETSLSYLGFGVKPPDTSLGLLISDYQNAFTSRPWLFWWPGIFILGIALAVNFIGDGLRDAFDPRQNRKKD
- a CDS encoding VOC family protein gives rise to the protein MRLHHVQVAMPRGEEAEARRFYGEALGLEEVQKPPSLAGRGGCWFRAHDGEVVVAEVHLGVEDPFVPAAKAHPGLVCASPAELDATADRIRRGGYELSWAERDTFEGYIRFHARDGFGNRVEVMTPTS
- the ychF gene encoding redox-regulated ATPase YchF codes for the protein MALTIGIVGLPNVGKSTLFNALTRAQVLAANYPFATIEPNVGVVPLPDPRLETLAKIFGSERILPATVSFVDIAGIVKGASEGEGLGNKFLANIREADAICQVTRAFADPDVVHVSGRVDPEGDIEIIATELVLADLQTLENAIPRLEKEVRGKKTAPEVLDAAKRAYAVLETGQTLFAAGLADDEHVRALQLMTAKPFIYVFNTDDAGLADTAMQERLRALVAPADAIFLDAKFESELVELDEDEAREMLEANGQEESGLDQLARVGFHTLGLQTYLTAGPKESRAWTIRQGWTAPQAAGVIHTDFQKGFIKAEVISFDDLVEAGSVAAARAAGKARIEGKDYVMHDGDVVEFRFNV